From the Mustelus asterias chromosome 22, sMusAst1.hap1.1, whole genome shotgun sequence genome, one window contains:
- the ankrd39 gene encoding ankyrin repeat domain-containing protein 39 isoform X1: MLIPRFAFRSLHPRPDLLPTLPLSHTPRVSAISAAFASFQSDLTRCSLSWACDTRAGVHQIATLNNRRQRTMASDSHSLDCSCCSHDSSVPSSVHQTLEEMDFDRGIWSAASTGDFSGVQRFLEKGTDPNVPDLSGYTALHYASRRGDYEICEYLLRKGADSNAQTKGGATPLHRAAYCGHLPVLTLLLSHGAVPTTADDDGATPLHKAAERGHREVCEALLQHNPALRTVRDKRSRAPHDLVRDHPALKECLQPGMLT; this comes from the exons ATGTTAATTCCGCGGTTCGCATTCAGATCTCTGCACCCTAGGCCGGATCTTCTCCCCACCTTGCCtttatcacacactcccagggttTCAGCTATTTCTGCAGCCTTTGCCAGTTTCCAGTCGGACCTGACGCGGTGCAGCCTCTCCTGGGCTTGTGATACAAGAG CTGGGGTCCACCAGATAGCCACTCTCAACAACAGAAGGCAAAGAACCATGGCTTCCGATAGCCATAGTTTGGATTGTAGCTGCTGTTCTCATGACTCCTCAGTGCCCAGTAGTGTACACCAAACACTGGAGGAGATGGACTTTGATAGAG GCATCTGGTCCGCAGCCAGCACCGGTGACTTCAGCGGGGTGCAGAGGTTTCTGGAGAAGGGAACAGACCCGAACGTGCCCGATCTGTCTGGCTATACTGCGTTG CACTATGCCAGTCGCCGTGGCGATTATGAGATCTGTGAGTACTTACTGAGGAAGGGTGCCGACAGCAATGCTCAGACCAAAGGCGGGGCCACCCCTCTCCACAGAGCGGCCTACTGTGGCCATCTCCCCGTCCTCACGTTGCTGCTGTCCCATGGAGCCGTGCCCACAACCGCGGACGACGATGGGGCGACACCTTTACACAAG GCTGCAGAAAGGGGTCACCGGGAGGTGTGCGAGGCCTTGCTTCAGCACAACCCAGCCTTGAGGACGGTGAGAGACAAGCGATCCAGAGCACCTCACGACCTGGTGAGGGACCACCCGGCATTGAAGGAGTGCCTGCAGCCCGGGATGTTGACGTGA
- the ankrd39 gene encoding ankyrin repeat domain-containing protein 39 isoform X2: MASDSHSLDCSCCSHDSSVPSSVHQTLEEMDFDRGIWSAASTGDFSGVQRFLEKGTDPNVPDLSGYTALHYASRRGDYEICEYLLRKGADSNAQTKGGATPLHRAAYCGHLPVLTLLLSHGAVPTTADDDGATPLHKAAERGHREVCEALLQHNPALRTVRDKRSRAPHDLVRDHPALKECLQPGMLT, from the exons ATGGCTTCCGATAGCCATAGTTTGGATTGTAGCTGCTGTTCTCATGACTCCTCAGTGCCCAGTAGTGTACACCAAACACTGGAGGAGATGGACTTTGATAGAG GCATCTGGTCCGCAGCCAGCACCGGTGACTTCAGCGGGGTGCAGAGGTTTCTGGAGAAGGGAACAGACCCGAACGTGCCCGATCTGTCTGGCTATACTGCGTTG CACTATGCCAGTCGCCGTGGCGATTATGAGATCTGTGAGTACTTACTGAGGAAGGGTGCCGACAGCAATGCTCAGACCAAAGGCGGGGCCACCCCTCTCCACAGAGCGGCCTACTGTGGCCATCTCCCCGTCCTCACGTTGCTGCTGTCCCATGGAGCCGTGCCCACAACCGCGGACGACGATGGGGCGACACCTTTACACAAG GCTGCAGAAAGGGGTCACCGGGAGGTGTGCGAGGCCTTGCTTCAGCACAACCCAGCCTTGAGGACGGTGAGAGACAAGCGATCCAGAGCACCTCACGACCTGGTGAGGGACCACCCGGCATTGAAGGAGTGCCTGCAGCCCGGGATGTTGACGTGA